GCGGTGGCTTTTGCCATGCTCGGCGGACTGAGTGCCAGCGATACGGCTGATGCCTTCCTTGAAGGCATGAAGAAAGTGCTGGCAGCGGGTGTGCTGATTGCCCTGGCCACGTCGGTTGCGATCATTCTGAAGAAGGGCCAGATTCTCGACTCCATCGTCCACTCGCTGGTGGGGCTGGTAGGCGGTGATAATCCCTTCCTTGCCTCTGTGGGCATGTTCTTCTCGCAGTTGCTGATCGATATCGCCATCCCCTCTACTTCCGGTCAGGCCGCCGTCACCATGCCCATTCTGTCTCCCGTGGGACAACTGGCGGGCGTTGACCCTCACACCACCGTACTGGCGTTCCTGCTCGGCAATGGGCTGACCAACATGATTACCCCCACCTCAAGCGGTCTGCTGATCTTCCTCGCCACCGCTCAGGTAGGCTGGGGCCAGTGGGCACGCTTTATCCTGCCGCTGTGTCTGATCGTCGCCTTGCTGTCCATGGGCTTCCTGGCCATCAGCCTGGCGGTATACGGCTGATAGAAGCGCCCTGCCCCGGACGTGCTCGGGTTCTGGCTTGCCAGATCGTGAACACGCTCCAGGGCAATGCTCATCGCCGCAAAACGCGCCGCCCTCTCTCCTGTAAAAGCAGATTTCTACTATGCAGCTGTTACTCAATCAAACCGTCAGCACCCGTGATGGCATCTCACTGGCCACTGACGTCTATATGCCCGAGGGGCTCGGCCCCTGGCCCGTGGTACTGGAGCGCACCCCCTATAACAAAAACGCCCCCTCCCGCTCTGAAGTAGACCGCAGGGGCCATCGCCTGTCCCGTGAGGAAATGGCTGAGGCGTTCGCCGCAGCGGGTTTCGCCACCGTGTTTCAGGACTGCCGTGGGCGACATGGTTCCGACGGAGTATTTATCAAATACGTTAACGAAGCCGAAGATGGCTATGACACCCTGCAATGGATCGTGGAGCAGCCCTGGTGTAACGGCAAGATTGGCACCATGGGACTGTCTTATGCGGCCCACACGCAACTGGCACTGGCCTGCCTCAACCCACCCGGACTGGCCTGCATGGTGCTCGACTCCGGTGGTTTCTCCAATGCCTACCAGTGCGGCATCCGTCAGGGTGGCGCTTTTGAACTAAAACAGGCGACCTGGGCCTATCGTCAGGCCTTGCAAAGCCCTGAAGCTGAAGCGGACCCTGTTCTCAAAAAGGCGCTGGAGCAGGAAGACATTCGCCACTGGTTCAGTCGAATGCCCTGGAGCAAAGGCCACTCTCCGTTACGTCACCTGCCCGACTACGAAGACTACCTGCTGCAGCAATGGCAGAACGGCACCTTTGGCCCGTTCTGGCAACAGCTGGGCATTTATGCCGAAGGCTTTTATGACACCCTTCCTGATATCCCGGTCATGCTGATGTCCAGCTGGTACGACGCCTATGTCAAAACCACGCTGGACAACTATGCCGCACTGAGAAGTCGCAAGACTTCATCTCTGGCACTGGTCATGGGCCCCTGGCTGCACGGCGACAGGAATGACACCTTTGCCGGTGATGTGTCCTTCGGGCCACAAAGCTGCTTTGACGGTCAGGTAGCGAGCGACTGGCTGCGTTATCGCATCGACTGGTTCATACGCTGGATGAAGAATGAGCAGGCCGCAGTCACTCAACCGCAAGCCGACACTATCCATATCTTCCAGATGGGGGGCGGAAGTGGCAGCAAAGACGCCAATGGCCGGATGGAGCACGGTGGCCAGTGGCTGCAAAGTACCCACTGGCCCATGCCGGACAGTCGTACAGAACGGCTGTATCTGCATGCCGGAGGCGTGCTTTCACCCGGCAAACCACAAACCGCTGAGGCTTGTGCATGTTTGCAGGCGGACCCGCATAATCCGGTGCCTACGGTGGGTGGCTCGCTGACTTCTGGTATGCCTGTCTTTGCCGGTGGAGGATTTGATCAGCGCGAAGAGGCCAGATTTTTCGGCGCTCGCGGTGATGGCTTACCACTCAGTGCCCGCCATGACGTACTGGTCTTCGAAACTGCACCTCTGGCGGAGGATATGCAGGTGGCGGGTGCGATCAAAGTGCAGCTCTATATCGACAGTGATGCGCCGGATACCGACTTCACCGTCAAGCTGGTGGACGTCTACCCCGCCAGCGAAGACTATCCGCAGGGCTTTGCCCTGAATATCACCGATGGCATCTTCCGCTGTCGTTATCGTCACGGCTTTGACAAACCGCAGCTGCTGACGGCCGGTGAAGTGGTGGAAATCACCATTGAGCCGTTCGCCACCTGCAACCTGTTCCGTAAGGGACATCGACTGCGTCTGGATATTGCCGGCAGCAACTTCCCCAAATACGACGTCAACCCCAATAGCGGCGAACCCGAAGGGCAAGCCCGACTCAAACGCATTGCCAACAACAGGGTGCACCTGTCTGCACGCTATCCATCCCATCTGACACTCAACGTACTGCCAGCACAAAGCGCGGATAGTGCCTGCAGTGGAGCGAACGCCTGATCGCCCTGTACTAAAAACGATTCAGGCAGCCTGTGTGCTGCCTGAGTTCCTATCTTTACCGGAGTTCAGCCCGGCGGGATCGGGTGCAACGCCTGCTCGCCCACGACCGTAAACCACTCTCTTGCCTGCCACTGCCGCACCAGCCCGTTGATAACGTAGGGATCAGCCCCGGCGAAGGCTTCCACCTCAGCGACATCGGTGACTTTGAACACCATCACGCCCTGCATCGGACCTTCGGTGATGGCACCGCCCAGCACCAGTTGCCCGGACGTCAGAAAAGGCTCGCAGTGCGCCAGATGGGCCTGACGATACTGGCCACGCTGTTCGAGATAATCGTCGACATAATCATAGGTAAGCAAAACATGTTTCATTCTGACGGCCTCTTTGTAGCTGCACATCCGCACC
This genomic interval from Pokkaliibacter sp. MBI-7 contains the following:
- a CDS encoding CocE/NonD family hydrolase, translating into MQLLLNQTVSTRDGISLATDVYMPEGLGPWPVVLERTPYNKNAPSRSEVDRRGHRLSREEMAEAFAAAGFATVFQDCRGRHGSDGVFIKYVNEAEDGYDTLQWIVEQPWCNGKIGTMGLSYAAHTQLALACLNPPGLACMVLDSGGFSNAYQCGIRQGGAFELKQATWAYRQALQSPEAEADPVLKKALEQEDIRHWFSRMPWSKGHSPLRHLPDYEDYLLQQWQNGTFGPFWQQLGIYAEGFYDTLPDIPVMLMSSWYDAYVKTTLDNYAALRSRKTSSLALVMGPWLHGDRNDTFAGDVSFGPQSCFDGQVASDWLRYRIDWFIRWMKNEQAAVTQPQADTIHIFQMGGGSGSKDANGRMEHGGQWLQSTHWPMPDSRTERLYLHAGGVLSPGKPQTAEACACLQADPHNPVPTVGGSLTSGMPVFAGGGFDQREEARFFGARGDGLPLSARHDVLVFETAPLAEDMQVAGAIKVQLYIDSDAPDTDFTVKLVDVYPASEDYPQGFALNITDGIFRCRYRHGFDKPQLLTAGEVVEITIEPFATCNLFRKGHRLRLDIAGSNFPKYDVNPNSGEPEGQARLKRIANNRVHLSARYPSHLTLNVLPAQSADSACSGANA
- a CDS encoding YciI-like protein, whose protein sequence is MKHVLLTYDYVDDYLEQRGQYRQAHLAHCEPFLTSGQLVLGGAITEGPMQGVMVFKVTDVAEVEAFAGADPYVINGLVRQWQAREWFTVVGEQALHPIPPG